One window of the Streptomyces sp. ITFR-21 genome contains the following:
- a CDS encoding ferrochelatase, whose amino-acid sequence MPDQPPQPAPAARPDPGPYDALLLLSFGGPEGPDDVVPFLENVTRGRGIPRERLKEVGKHYFLFGGVSPINAQNRALLDAIRKDFADAGLDLPVYWGNRNWAPYLTDTLREMTDAGHRRVLVLATSAYASYSGCRQYRENLAASLAALAAEGRVTPRVDKLRHYFNHPGFVEPMAGAVLAALAQLPPGVRDGARLAFTTHSIPTAAADTSGPVPGHGGGGAYVAQHLDTARVVAGRVRQATGVDRPWRLVYQSRSGAPHIPWLEPDIVDHLEQAHADGAPAVVMVPIGFVSDHMEVTYDLDTEAAAKAAELGLPVSRAATVGADPRFAAAVRDLVLERAATERGLAPARCALGALGPGHDICPAGCCPARTPLPAAAGTD is encoded by the coding sequence ATGCCCGATCAGCCACCCCAGCCCGCCCCGGCGGCCCGGCCCGACCCCGGCCCGTACGACGCCCTGCTGCTGCTCTCCTTCGGCGGCCCCGAGGGCCCCGACGACGTGGTGCCCTTCCTGGAGAACGTGACCCGGGGCCGCGGCATCCCCCGCGAGCGGCTCAAGGAGGTCGGCAAGCACTACTTCCTGTTCGGCGGGGTCAGCCCGATCAACGCGCAGAACCGGGCGCTGCTGGACGCGATCCGCAAGGACTTCGCCGACGCCGGCCTGGACCTGCCGGTTTACTGGGGCAACCGCAACTGGGCGCCCTACCTCACCGACACCCTGCGGGAGATGACCGACGCCGGGCACCGCCGCGTCCTGGTGCTGGCCACCAGCGCCTACGCCTCGTACTCCGGCTGCCGCCAGTACCGGGAGAACCTGGCCGCCTCGCTCGCGGCGCTCGCAGCGGAGGGCCGCGTGACACCGCGGGTCGACAAGCTGCGGCACTACTTCAACCACCCCGGCTTCGTGGAGCCCATGGCCGGGGCCGTCCTCGCCGCCCTGGCGCAGCTCCCGCCCGGGGTACGCGACGGCGCCCGGCTGGCCTTCACCACCCACTCCATCCCGACCGCCGCCGCCGACACCTCGGGACCGGTACCGGGCCACGGCGGCGGCGGCGCCTACGTCGCCCAGCACCTGGACACCGCCCGGGTGGTCGCCGGCCGGGTACGGCAGGCCACCGGCGTCGACCGCCCCTGGCGGCTGGTGTACCAGTCGCGCAGCGGCGCCCCGCACATCCCGTGGCTGGAGCCGGACATCGTCGACCATCTGGAACAGGCGCACGCTGACGGCGCGCCCGCCGTGGTCATGGTCCCGATCGGCTTCGTCTCGGACCATATGGAGGTCACGTACGACCTCGACACCGAGGCCGCGGCCAAGGCCGCCGAGCTCGGGCTGCCGGTCAGCCGCGCGGCCACCGTGGGCGCCGACCCCCGGTTCGCCGCCGCCGTACGCGACCTGGTGCTGGAACGCGCCGCCACCGAACGCGGCCTGGCGCCCGCCCGCTGCGCGCTGGGCGCCCTCGGCCCCGGCCACGACATCTGCCCCGCGGGCTGCTGCCCGGCCAGGACCCCGCTGCCCGCCGCCGCGGGAACCGACTGA
- a CDS encoding inositol monophosphatase family protein, giving the protein MTTSPAHPDTAELLQIALEAARRAGALLRDGRPADLGVAATKTSPIDVVTEMDIAAEKLITSYIGQLRPEDGFLGEEGASSEGTSGVRWVIDPLDGTVNYLYGLPAWAVSIAAEFDGQVVAGVVEAPMRGETYQAVIGGGALVNGVAAHCRPAADFAHALIGTGFGYLAERRAAQAEVVRALVPRVRDIRRGGAAAIDLADVGCGRLDGYFERGLNPWDLAAGALFAREAGALTGGRPGEPASGELTVAAPAGLFEPLQELLEGLGAWHD; this is encoded by the coding sequence ATGACCACCAGCCCGGCACACCCGGACACCGCCGAACTCCTGCAAATCGCCCTGGAGGCGGCCCGCAGGGCCGGCGCCCTGCTGCGCGACGGACGCCCCGCCGACCTCGGGGTGGCCGCCACCAAGACCAGCCCGATCGACGTGGTGACCGAGATGGACATCGCCGCCGAGAAGCTGATCACCTCCTACATCGGTCAACTGCGCCCCGAGGACGGCTTCCTCGGCGAGGAGGGCGCCAGCAGTGAGGGCACCAGTGGCGTGCGCTGGGTGATCGACCCGCTGGACGGCACCGTGAACTACCTCTACGGCCTGCCCGCCTGGGCGGTCAGCATCGCCGCCGAGTTCGACGGGCAGGTGGTCGCCGGAGTGGTCGAGGCGCCGATGCGCGGCGAGACCTACCAGGCGGTGATCGGCGGCGGAGCCCTCGTCAACGGGGTGGCCGCCCACTGCCGGCCGGCCGCGGACTTCGCGCACGCGCTGATCGGCACCGGCTTCGGCTACCTCGCCGAACGGCGGGCCGCGCAGGCCGAGGTGGTCCGGGCGCTGGTGCCGCGGGTGCGGGACATTCGCAGGGGCGGGGCCGCCGCGATCGACCTCGCCGACGTCGGCTGCGGGCGGCTCGACGGCTACTTCGAGCGCGGCCTCAATCCGTGGGACCTGGCGGCCGGGGCGCTGTTCGCCCGGGAGGCGGGCGCGCTGACCGGTGGACGGCCCGGGGAGCCCGCCTCGGGGGAGTTGACCGTCGCCGCCCCGGCCGGGCTCTTCGAGCCGCTCCAGGAGCTGCTGGAGGGCCTCGGCGCCTGGCACGACTGA